The following nucleotide sequence is from Roseofilum casamattae BLCC-M143.
CTAGACATTTACTCTTCATTTACGATCTTTTAGGGCGTAGCACTACACCAAACCCTCTCGCAATGCCTTAACTGCAGCTTGGACTCGGTCATCGACAGCGAGCTTATTCATAATACCCCGAACGTGAGTCTTCACGGTATTGGGACTCAGATAAAGTTCCTGAGCAATTTGAGGATTGGTATATCCTTCAACCATTAACTTTAAAACTTCAGATTCTCTCTCCGATAGGTTAGCCATACTTGCTTGAGGTGTCGGAGGCTTCAGATGGCTAATCACTTTACGTGCAATTTGCGGATCGAGATAAGTTGCTCCTTCCCGAGCGGCAGAAATGGCTGCCAAAAGGCGATCGACATTCGCACCTTTAATACAATAGGCATCTGCTCCACTAGAGAGAGCGGCAATAATCTCAT
It contains:
- a CDS encoding response regulator transcription factor, giving the protein MMQLGLEQTLCEFPQIEIVGQAEDGYIGVQMAKTLKPDLVVMDIGLPRLDGIAATEQIKAELPNTRVVMLTSHTTENEIIAALSSGADAYCIKGANVDRLLAAISAAREGATYLDPQIARKVISHLKPPTPQASMANLSERESEVLKLMVEGYTNPQIAQELYLSPNTVKTHVRGIMNKLAVDDRVQAAVKALREGLV